A genomic region of Zea mays cultivar B73 chromosome 6, Zm-B73-REFERENCE-NAM-5.0, whole genome shotgun sequence contains the following coding sequences:
- the LOC100276287 gene encoding Glycosyltransferase BC10-like translates to MAPRSRPSSKRPLWFIVLVAFVCAVAIGAYLYTPRHYTACYLVPSEACNSRPPPEPARVYTDDEIAARAIMRDIIRARPVQSKNPKIAFMFLTPSSLPFEKLWEKFFMGHEDRYTIYVHASRDRPIHASPVFSGRDIRSEKVIWGTISMVDAEKRLLAHALQDPENQHFVLLSESCVCVPLHNFDYIYSYLMETNVSFVDCFDDPGPHGAGRYSDHMLPEIVKKDWRKGAQWFTVKRQHAVLILADTLYYGKFKRYCKPGNEWHNCYSDEHYLPTLFNMADPTGIANWSVTHVDWSEGKWHPKVYRAVDTSFELLKNISSIDESVHVSSNAKHVAQRRPCVWNGMKRPCYLFARKFYPEALGNLMNIFSNFTVI, encoded by the exons ATGGCACCACGCAGTAGGCCTTCGTCTAAAAGGCCTCTCTGGTTCATCGTGTTGGTTGCATTTGTCTGTGCAGTAGCCATTGGAGCCTACCTTTATACTCCACGGCATTACACAGCATGTTATCTGGTACCATCAGAAGCCTGCAATTCTCGGCCTCCTCCAGAACCTGCTAGGGTATACACTGATGATGAGATCGCTGCTCGTGCTATCATGAGAGACATCATCCGGGCACGGCCAGTGCAGTCAAAGAATCCAAAAATTGCTTTCATGTTCTTGACGCCCAGTTCATTGCCATTTGAGAAACTGTGGGAAAAATTCTTCATG GGACATGAAGACCGATACACCATATATGTGCATGCATCAAGAGATAGACCAATTCATGCAAGTCCAGTATTCTCTGGCAGGGATATTCGAAGTGAAAAG GTGATCTGGGGCACAATTTCTATGGTTGATGCTGAAAAGCGGCTCTTGGCCCATGCCCTACAAGACCCTGAAAACCAGCATTTTGTCTTGCTTTCTGAGAG CTGTGTCTGTGTGCCACTTCATAACTTTGATTATATATATAGTTATCTCATGGAGACAAACGTCAGTTTTGTTGACTG TTTTGATGATCCTGGTCCACATGGAGCAGGTAGATATTCTGACCATATGTTACCTGAAATTGTGAAGAAAGATTGGAGAAAGGGTGCACAG TGGTTTACAGTGAAACGGCAGCATGCAGTTCTTATTCTTGCTGACACCCTTTACTATGGGAAGTTCAAGCGTTACTGTAAG CCAGGAAATGAGTGGCATAACTGCTATTCAGATGAGCACTACTTGCCAACTCTCTTCAAT ATGGCTGACCCGACTGGAATTGCAAACTGGTCAGTGACGCACGTAGATTGGTCCGAAGGGAAATGGCATCCCAAAGTCTACAGGGCTGTGGATACGAGCTTCGAGCTGCTCAAGAACATCTCG tccattgATGAGAGCGTCCATGTCAGCAGCAACGCGAAG CATGTAGCGCAGAGGAGGCCGTGCGTGTGGAACGGCATGAAGCGGCCCTGCTACCTGTTCGCGCGCAAGTTCTACCCCGAGGCGCTTGGCAACCTGATGAACATATTCTCGAACTTCACCGTCATCTGA